AAACGGGGGGAGCAGTACAAGCAGATACGCCGGGTATATCAAATATTTTTCCTGAATTTCGTCCTCTTCCCCGGAAGCGATAAGGTACCCCGGCGTTATTTCATGCAGGAAGAGGACGAGCATGACCGGTTAAGCGATGTGGTATGTTCAATCTTTTACGAACTCCCCAAACTGGACAAGCTGGTGCAGGACTGTTTAAGCGGGAAGCAGAA
This Treponema primitia ZAS-1 DNA region includes the following protein-coding sequences:
- a CDS encoding PD-(D/E)XK nuclease family transposase; the encoded protein is KRGEQYKQIRRVYQIFFLNFVLFPGSDKVPRRYFMQEEDEHDRLSDVVCSIFYELPKLDKLVQDCLSGKQ